In the genome of Pseudonocardia cypriaca, the window CACCCGCCCGGCCAGGACGGGCGTGAGCACACCGACCGTGGCCGAGACGACCGTGAGCAGCAGGTACGCGAGCAGCCGGCTGCGGTGGGGGCGGGCGAACGCCCAGATCCGCGGGATCGTGCCCTTCTTGATCGATTTCGGCGCGTCGGCGCCGCGCACGACCCCGCGCAGCATCCCCATCGGCCGATCCATTCGCGGCCCCCTTCACTTACACCGTTGCAACTCAGGTTCCAACACGCTGAGGACGCTCTCTACTCCCGGGCTCGTACTACGGTCGGCAGACCCGTCTGACAAGGAGTCGGCCATGCCACTCGACCCGCCCGACCGGGCCGCACTCGATGCCACCGCGAAGCGCTACGGTCTCGGCCTCTCCGAGTCCGACGTCGAATCGTTCGGCCCGTTCGTCCACGGGCTGCTGTCGTCGTGGACCGTGGTGGAGGAGCTCTACCGCGAGTCCGCGCCCGTCGCACCCGAACGCGCGTGGCAGCGCCCGGGGGACGCGGACAACCCCTACGGCGCCTGGTACGTCACCACCGAGATCACCGAAGGCGGGCAGGGCCCGCTGGCCGGGCGCACCGTCGCGGTCAAGGACAACACCGCCGTCGCGGGCGTGCCGATGATGAACGGCTCCCCGTACCTGGAGGGCTACGTCCCGCGGCGCGACGCCACCGTCGTCACCCGCCTGCTCGCCGCGGGCGCCACCATCGCTGGCAAGGCGGTCTGCGAGGACCTCTGCTTCTCCGGAGGCTCGCACACCTCCCGCCCCGCCCCGGTCCGCAACCCCTGGGACGAGGGCCGCTCGGCGGGCGGCTCGTCCTCCGGGAGCGCCGCGCTGGTGGCCGGCGGCGTCGTCGACCTCGCCACCGGTGGCGACCAGGGCGGATCGGTCCGCATCCCGGCGGCGTACAGCGGGATCGTCGGGCACAAGCCCACATACGGCCTGGTCCCCTACACCGGCGCGTTCCCGATCGAGCAGACCATCGACCACCTCGGCCCCATGACCCGCACGGTGGCCGACGCGGCGCTCATGCTCTCGGTGATGGCCGGCACTGACGGCCTCGACCCCCGCCAGCCGCGCGACCTCGTGCCCGACGACTACGTCGGCGCCCTCGCCCGCGATGCGCGGGACATGCGGGTCGGTGTGGTCACCGAGGGCTTCGGCCACCCCAACTCCGAGGCCGAGGTCGACGACGCGGTGCGCGCGGGCATCGACGTCCTGCGGGGCGCCGGCCTCACCGCCGAGGAGATCTCGATCCCGTGGCACGCGCACGGCGCCCGCATCTGGGACGTCATCGCCACCGAGGGGGCGATGGTCCAGATGGTCGACGGCAACGGCTACGGCATGAACTGGGAGGGCCTCTACGACCCCGAGGTGATCGAGCACTACGGCCGCAGCTGGCGGGCCGACGGCAGCCGGTTCTCCGAGACCGTGAAGCTCGTGCTGCTGGCGGGCGGCCACGCCGTGGACCGCGGGCACGGCAGCTTCTACGCGATGGCCCGCAACCTCGTGCCGCGGCTGCGCGCGGCCTACAACGAGGCCCTGGCCAGCTACGACGTGCTCGTCATGCCGACCCTGCCGCTGCGCGCCACCGCCCTGCCGGCACCGGACGCGCCGCGCGAGGAGGTGATCCCGCGTGCGCTCGAGATGATCGCCAACACCTGCGTCACCGACGTGACGGGCCACCCGGCGTGCTCCGTGCCCGCCGGGTCTGCGGGCGGGCTCCCGGCCGGCATGATGATCATCGGGCGGCACTTCGCAGACGCCGACGTGCTCCGCGTGGCCCACACGTTCGAGCAAGCGGTCGGTGGCTTCGCGGCGCCGCAGGCGGCGGCCGCCCACACCTGATTCCGACCAACGGCGCGTTCGTCGGAACCTATCCGACGAACGCGCCGTTCGTCGGAACCGGGCCGGGGCGGGGCGGCGGGTTCAGCCTTCGCCCGCCGCCAGCGAGCGGATCCGGCGCAGCTGGGCGGCGCGTTCGGCGGCCAGTGCCGCCGCGGGGTCGGTGCCCTCGGCCACTCCGGCGAGCAGGCCGAGTGTCTCCGCGGCCGCCTTCGGCGGTGCGGCGACCAGGGACGCGACGCTCGCGTCGACGGCGGCGTCGAGCTCGGCGGCGGGCACGGCGCGCAGCGCGAGGCCGATCGCGACGGCCTCGTCGGCGCCGACCCGCCGTCCGGACAGGCAGATGTCGACGGCGCGGGCGTACCCGACCGCGTGCACGAGCGGGTACGTGCCGCCGAGGTCCGGGACGATGCCCAGACCGGTCTCGGCCATGCAGAACTGCACGTCGTCGGCGACGATGCGCAGGTCACAGGCCAGCGCGAGCTGGAAGCCGGCGCCGATGGCGTGGCCCTGAACCGCAGCGACGGTGAGCCGGGCGGGTTCACGCAGCCACGAGAAGCCCATCTGGAAGGCCGCGATCGTGGTGTCGGCCTCCTCGTCGGACAGCGCGGCGAGGCCGGTGATGCCCGGCTGGCCGTCCACCTCGGGAGCGGCGAAGAACCGCCTGTCGAGACCGGCGGAGAATGCGCGGCCGGCACCGCGCACCACCACCACGCGTACCTCGGGGGGCAGGGACTCCCCGATCGCCCGGAGCGCCTCCCACGTGAGCGGGGTCTGCGCGTTCAGCACCTCGGGTCGCGCGAGCGTGATCGTCGCCCGCGGACCGTCGACGTCGAGCGCCAGCCCGCCGCGCTTGAGGAGCTCCGGGTCGATCGCCGCCGTCGTCATGACGGCAGGTTACCCCGGGGTAGGAACCGCTTCGCGCCTACTTCTTCTTGGTACGAGTGGCCCCACCGCGGCCGCGCAGCGTGACGCCCGTCTCGGACAGCACGCGGTGCACGAAGCCGTAGGACCGGCCGGTCTGCTCGGCGAGCGCGCGGATGCTTGCGCCCTTCTCGTACTTCTTCTTCAGGTCGGTGGCGAGCTTGTCACGCTGGGTGCCGGTGATTCGAGCACCCTTCTTCAGGTCGGCCATGACACCTGATCTCCTTCGCCCACCTGCGCGGACCGCAGGCAGATCGTTTCCGGCTCCCCCCGGTGCGGCAATGATCGTCCACCGAAGTACCCCGTGCCAGGAGATCCACTCAGTGATCGGCGAACGGTTGGGCCGAATGGATCACGCGTACGGGTGATCATTGCCGCAACACGCACACCCGAACGTCACCCCGTCGCCACCTGCACGTCACCCTGGGAGCCGAGCAATGATCGGTTGGAACGTTTCGGGTCGACCACTCCCGCCGCAGGTCCGAGCGGTGCAGCCCGATCGGGTGGCCGGACACGCCGGGAGAAATCGCCCGATCAGGCCAACTGCACGAGCTCGAGATAGTCGGCGGACCAGTGGTCCTCCGTGCCGTCGGGCAGGACGATGACCTTGTCCGGGTCCAGCGCCTCGACCGCGCCCGGGTCGTGCGTGACGAGCACGACCGCCCCGCTGAAGCGGCGCAGGGCGTCGAGCACCTGCTCCCGGCTGGCGGGGTCGAGGTTGTTGGTGGGCTCGTCGAGCAGCAGCACGTTGGCCGCACTGGAGACCAGCCCGGCGAGCGCGAGGCGCGTGCGCTCACCGCCCGACAGCGTGCCGGCGGGCTGCGACAGCTGCTCGCCGGAGAACATGAACGCCCCCAGCAGCGTGCGCAGCTGCTGCTCCGGGGTGTCCGGCGAGGCGTGCCGGACGTTCTCCCAGACCGTGGCCTCCATGTCGAGGGTGTCGTGCTCCTGGGCGAAGTAGCCCGTGCGCAGTCCGTGGCCCGGCACGACCCGGCCCGAGTCGGGTTTCTCGGTGCCGGCCAGCAGCCGCAGCAACGTGGTCTTGCCGGCACCGTTGAACCCGAGCACCACGACCTTCGTGCCGCGGTCGACGGCGAGGTCGACACCGGTGAAGACCTCGAGGGACCCGAACGACTTGGACAGCCCCTCCGCGGTGAGCGGGGTGCGCCCGCACGGCGCCGGGTCGGGGAAGCGGATCCGCGCGACGCGGTCGGCCTGCCGCTCGGGCTCCAGCCCCGCGAGCAGCTGGTCGGCGCGGCGGGCCATGTTCTTCGCCGCCACCGCCTTGGTGGCCTTCGCGCCCATCTTCGCCGCCTGCATGTGCAGCGCGGACGCCTTCTTCTCGGCGTTGGCGCGCTCGCGGCGGCGGCGCTTCTCGTCGGTGGCCCGCGCCTCCTGGTAGCGCGCCCAGTTCATGTTGTAGACGTCGACCTCGCCGCGGGTGGCGTCGAGGAACCACACTTTGTTGACCACCGCAGCGAGCAGGTCGGTGTCGTGGCTGATCACGACGAGCCCGCCCTCGTGGGAGGACAGGAACGAGCGCAGCCACGTGATGGAGTCGGCGTCGAGGTGGTTGGTGGGCTCGTCGAGCAGCAGCGTGGTGGCGCTCTGGCTGCCGCCGTCGGACGCGGCGAACAGGATGCGGGCGAGCTCGACGCGGCGGCGCTGACCACCCGACAGCGTGACCATCGGCTGACCGAGCACGCGCTCCGGCAGCCCGAGGTGGGTGCAGATCCGGGCGGCGTCGCTCTCCGCCGCGTAGCCGCCGAGCGCGGCGAACCGCTCCTCCAGCCGGCCGTACTCGCGCACAGCCTTGGCGTTCTCCGCGCCGTCGACCAGCTCGGCCATGGCGGTCTGCGCCTTCTCCATCTTGCGCAGCAGCGTGTCCAGGCCACGGGCGGACAGCACGCGGTCGCGGGCCGGGACCGACAGGTCGCCCTCGCGGGGGTCCTGCGGGAGGTAGCCGACGGGACCGGTGGAGGTGACCGAGCCGCCGTACGGCTCACCCTCGCCCGCGAGCACCCGCATCGAGGTGGTCTTGCCCGCGCCGTTGCGGCCGACGAGGCCGATGCGGTCGCCGGGCTGCACGCGCAGGGTGGCTCCGGACAGCAGGATCCGGGACCCGGCGCGCAGTTCGAGGTCGGAAGCGGTGATCACGAGAAGGACTCCAGGACGAGCGGAAGGGGCGGTGCGCAGGAAGAGGTGCTGCCGCCGCTACTCGATCCGGACCATGATCACCCTTCTAGAGTACCGGCCGGGTCGAACGAATTCGGGCAGTAGGGTCGCCTGCATGACCGACGTCACCGCCGACAGCGTTCATGATCTTGCCGGTCGCGGCGCCATCGTCACCGGCGCGAGCCGCGGCATCGGCTTCGCCATCGCGCGCGAGCTGCTCGCCATGGGCGCCTCGGTGACGATCACCGCACGCAAGCCGGACGAGCTCGCCGCGGCCGCCGAGCAGCTGGCGGCGGGCGCCGACCCGTCCCGGGTGCTCGCCCTCCCGGGCAACGCCGGGTCCGCCGAGGCGCGTGAGGAGGCCGTCGCCCGCACCGTCGAGACGTTCGGCAACCTCACGATCCTCGTCAACAACACGGGCATCAACCCGACCTACGGCCCTCTCATGGACGCCGACCTCGACGCCGTCCGCAAGACCTTCGACACCAACGTCGTCGCGGCGCTCGGGTTCGTGCAGCTCGCCTACGCGGCGTGGATGCGCGAGCACGGCGGCGCGATCGTCAACCTCGCCTCGGTGGCCGGCATCCGCTCCTCTGGCGTGATCCCCGCGTACGGGGCGTCGAAGGCAGCGCTCATCCGGCTCACCGAGGAGCTGGCGTGGCAGCTCGGCCCGTCGATCCGCGTCAACGCGGTGGCGCCTGCGGTGGTGAAGACGAAGTTCGCCACCGCCCTCTACGCCCACGACGAGGAGAAGGTCGCCGACGCCTACCCCATGAAGCGCCTCGGCACGCCCGAGGACGTGGCCCGCCTGGTCGCGTTCCTCGTCTCGGACGCCGCGTCCTGGATCACCGGCGAGACGGTCCGCGTGGACGGGGGCATCCTCGCGACCGGTTCCCTCGGATCCGCCTAGGAGGGTCCTGAACAACTCAGGCCGTAGCGAGCTGCGTCCAGGTGGTGTCCTCGCAAGGCGGACGATCGGGCCGATACCGCTGTTGTATCGGTGCGATCGTCCAACGCGGCGAGGGCGCCGCCTGGGCGCCGCGCAGTAGGTCTGAGTTGTTCAGGGCGCTCCTAGAGCACCACCGCGTCCACCCACAGCCGCGCGGAACGGCCGGTGAGCACGTCGAGCAGCGCGCCGGCCTGCCCGTCGGTGAGCGAGGCGACGTAGTCGACCACGGCCCTGCCCCGCGCCAGGGCGTCCACATCGGGGTCGGGGCCGAGCCGGTCCTCCGAGGCGAGCCCGCGGTACTCCTCGTGGGCGAGCGCCACCAGGTCGTGCAGCCGGGGCGGGAGGCGGACCTCGTCGTCGCCCGTGAGCCAGTCGGCGAGCGCGCCGACCAGCCCGGTCAGCACCGTCGCCTGGCCGCGCTGGTGGGACGCGAGGTCGGCACGCCGCAGCACGAACCGGTGGTGCACGAACTTCAGCACAGCCACTTCGTGCCACTGCGCCGTGGCGAGGGCGACCGGCGCGGCCCGCACCGGCGGGTTGGGCAGCACCCGCACGCCGGCCACGAGCCGGGCCGTCCACCGCGCCGAGAACTCCGCGACGGCCCGCTCCGCGGCCATCGACCCGTCGAACGGCACGGCGAGCAGCCCGTCCGCCAGCTCCTCGCGCACCACGGCGACGGCGGCGGCGAACGCCTCGTCGTCGAAGGCCCACGCGTCCTTCGCGTGCAGCCGCCTGCGCAGCCGCTCCAGGTCGGTGCCCGGGCGCAGCGGCCCGAGCGCGGACGGGTCGGCCGCTGCGAGGCCGGTGCGGTCGCGCAGCCAGCCGCCCAGCTCGGCCGCGACGCCCGGCTGGGCGAGCACGCCGACCCGGTGGAAGTCCTCCAGGTCGTGGATCGCGTACGCGACGTCGTCGGCGGTGTCCATCACCGCGGCCTCGACGGTCTGCTGCCAGTGCCCGACCGCGCCTGCGACCGCGTCGCGGCTGTCGACCAGGTCGTCGAGCTCGGTGAGGTAGGCCGAGAACTTCGCCGACCCGGCCTCGGGCGCGCCGGGCAGCGGGCCCGCGCCGCGCGGCGGGGTCGGCGCCGTGCTCGGATGCGGATCCGGGTGGCCACGGCGGGCCCACGGGTACTTGAGCACGGCCGCCCGGACGGCCGCGGTGAGGTCGAGCCCCGCGCCGCCGGGGCCGTGCAGGTCGATGGTGGTGATCACACGGAAGCTCTGCGCGTTGCCCTCGAACCCGTCGGGCAGCCCGAGCCGCTCGCGGCCGAGCCGGTCAAGGACCTGCTCTCCGAGGTGCCCGAACGGCGGGTGCCCCAGGTCGTGGGCCAGCGCGGCCGCCTCGACGACGTCCGGGTCGCAGCCGCCGAGGCCGTCGAGGAACGGGCCGTGCTCGGCGGTGAGCCGCTCCGCGATCGCCCTGGCCACCTGTGCGACCTGCAGGCTGTGGGTGAGCCGGTTGTGCAGCAGCAGGCCACTGCCGGTCGGGCTCACCACCTGGGTCACGCCGGCGAGGCGGGCGAAGTACGGCGACGCCGCGATGCGGTCGCGGTCCACCCGGAACGGGCTCGCGGCCAGGCCGGCCCCGGTCTCCCCCACCCCGGAGCGCCGTGCCGCACGCGCGGACGGGCGGAGGGGTTGGTCGAGCACGGAGTGATCCGCCACAGCCGCAGGCTAGTGCGCCGGGTCCGGCAGACCCCGCAGGGAGGTTCAGGAAAGCCACTTTCCGGGCCTTGCAGGACAGCAAAGTGGCTTTCCTGAACTTCGCCGAAGCCCCCGGCGGGCAGGATGCTCCGCGTGCACTCCGATCCCGACGTGCTCGTCGTCGGCGCCGGTCCGGCGGGACGGGCCCTCGCCGCCGCGGTCGCGGAGCGCGGGTTGCGAACGGTGCTCGTCGACCCGGCGCCCCATGCGCCGTGGCGGGCCACCTACGGCAGCTGGGCCGCCGAGCTGCCGGCGACGCTCCCGCCGTCGGTGATCGCGGCCCGGGCCACGGGGCGGGCGATCGCGCTCTCCGAGCACGAGCTGGGCTGGGAGTACGCCGTTCTGGACGTCCCCGCGCTGCGCGCCCACCTGGACGGCGAGCTGGCTCGGCACGGGGTACGGATCCGCCGGGACCGTGCCGCCGGGTGGGCGTCCGGCGCCGTCCGGCTGGCCGGTGGGAACGAGCTGCGGGCCGCGGTCGTCGTGGACGCGGGCGGGCACCGCCAACCCTTGCGCGCCGGTCCCGGGCGGCGCCGGCCCGCCGCCGAGCAGACGGCTGCGGGCGTGGTCGTCGACGAGGCGGTGGCCGCGCCGCTGGTCGCGCCCGATGAGGCGCTGTTCATGGACTGGCGCCCGGACCACGGTGAGGACGGCTGGCCCACCTTCCTCTACGCCGTCCCGCTCGGCGGCGGCGCCGTGCTGCTGGAGGAGACCTCGCTCGCCCGCAGGCCCGGCCTGCCGCTGCCGGTGCTGCGCAGGCGGCTGCAGGCGCGGCTAGCCCGGCACGGGATCGCCGTGCCCGGCGGCGCGGCCACCGAGTCCGTCCGGTTCCCGGTCGACTCGCCGCGCCACCGCACCCCGGGGGTGCTCGCCTTCGGCGCCGCGGCCCCACTCGTGCATCCGGCGAGCGGGTTCTCCGTGGCCACGTCGCTGCGGCTCGCGCCGGCCGTCGCCGACGCGATCGCCGCGCACCTGCCGGCCGGGTCCACCGGGGCGCTCGCAGCCGCTCGGTCGGCCGTCTGGCCGCCCGGGTCGGGTGCCGTGCACCGGTTCCGCCGGATCGGGCTCGAGGCGCTGCTGCGGATGCCGCCCGCCGAGGTACCGGCCTTCTTCGAGACGTTCTTTGCGCTGCCGGCCCGGCACCGCTGGTGCTACCTGGCGGAACGCGCCGACGTCCCCGGCACCGCTGCCACCATGCGCTCCCTCTACGCGCGGGCCGGCTGGCGGATGCGCGCTCGGCTGATCGCACCAGCGGTGCTTCCCCCGACCAGGGGGTGGTGGCCTGCGCGGCCTCGTCACTACCAGCGGTAACCTCCTGCCCACGTTCCCCGATGCCGGAGGCCTCGCATGCCCGCCTACCGCACGATCGTCGTCGGTACCGACGGCTCCGCCACGTCGTTCAACGCCGTCGACCGCGCCGCCGCCGTCGCCGCCGACACCGGCGCCGAGCTCGTCATCGTCTGCGCCTTCACGCCCCCGTCCCGGGAGGACACGGCAGAGGCCGAGGACGCCCTCAAGGACGAGGCCTACCTCGTGGTCGGCTGGACACCGGCCGAGGAGACCCTGCGCTCAGCCGAGGAGCGCGCCACCGCAGCGGGCGCGCGCAACGTCCGGACGCTCGCCGTCGACGGCCCGCCCGTCGACGTGCTGCGCAAGGCGGTGCGCGACGTCGGCGCCGACCTGCTCGTGGTCGGCAACCGGGGCCTCAACACGCTCAGCGGGCGGCTGCTCGGCTCGGTCCCGTCCGACGTGGCGCGCCGCGCCGGCATCGACGTGCTGATCGCCCACACGACGTGACGTGAGCGCCGAGAGCACTCCGGAGACCCGGCCCGAGGACGCCCTCGAGGAGCTCATCCTCGGCGCGCCGAGGCGCTACACGCGCCGGGAGGTCATCGAGGGCGCCGAGATCGACCTCGAGACCGGGCGGCGGCTGTGGCGCGCGCTCGGTTTCGCCGAGGCGGGCGACGACGAGGTCCTCTTCACCGAGCGCGACCTCGACGCCGTCCGCCTGATGAGCCGGCTCACCGACGCCGGGGTGCTCGCCCCCGACGTGCGCGAGGCCGTGGCGCGGGCGATGGCCCAGTCGCTGTCGGGGCTCGCGGAGTGGCAGGTCGGGATGCTCGTGCGCGTGATGGAGGGGCAGGGCGGCGAGGTCACGCCGCAGGGTTCGCGCGAGATCGCCGCCGCCGTCCTGCCCGCTCTGGAGGAGCTGCAGAGCTACGTGTGGCGCCGGCACCTCGCAGCGGCCGTCCGCCGGATGGTCGTGGCGGCGGGCGCAGGCGACGAGGACGGCACCTGGCCGCTCGTCGTCGGCTTCGCCGACATGGTTGGCTTCACCCGCACCACCCGCCGCCGCTCGACGGCCGAGCTGAGCGAGATGATCGAGCGCTTCGGCTCGACCACCACCGAGGTGATCGCCGACGGGCACGGGCGGATCGTCAAGACGGTCGGCGACGAGGTGCTCTTCGTCGCCGACGACGTCGCGGACGGCGCGGCCATCGCGCTCGCCCTGCAGGACCGCGTGCGCGCCGAGCCCGCGCTGCCCGAGCTGCGGATCGGGCTGGCCGCGGGCCCGGTGCTGGTGCGCTACGGCGACGTCTACGGTGAGATCGTCAACATCGCGGCCAGGCTCACCGCGCACGCCCGTCCCGGCAGCGTGCTTTCCGACCGCGGCGTGGCCGAGGCCCTCGCAGGCGACCCGCGATTCGCCCTGCGGCCCCTGCGCTCGGTGGCCGTGCGCGGCTACCGGCACCTGCATCCGTGGCGGCTGGAACGAGGCGCGGCGGTCTGACGGTCAGGGCCTGCCGGTGACGTGCGAGACCACCAGCTCGGGCACCGGCTCGTCGCCGCCGGTGGCCTTCGCGGGGACGTCGAAGACGCCGAGCACCAGCTCACCGGTCTGCATGTACTCCATCGCCGCGACGAACTCCGGCTGCACCATCCGGCGCGCGATCT includes:
- a CDS encoding adenylate/guanylate cyclase domain-containing protein, with product MSAESTPETRPEDALEELILGAPRRYTRREVIEGAEIDLETGRRLWRALGFAEAGDDEVLFTERDLDAVRLMSRLTDAGVLAPDVREAVARAMAQSLSGLAEWQVGMLVRVMEGQGGEVTPQGSREIAAAVLPALEELQSYVWRRHLAAAVRRMVVAAGAGDEDGTWPLVVGFADMVGFTRTTRRRSTAELSEMIERFGSTTTEVIADGHGRIVKTVGDEVLFVADDVADGAAIALALQDRVRAEPALPELRIGLAAGPVLVRYGDVYGEIVNIAARLTAHARPGSVLSDRGVAEALAGDPRFALRPLRSVAVRGYRHLHPWRLERGAAV
- a CDS encoding amidase, coding for MPLDPPDRAALDATAKRYGLGLSESDVESFGPFVHGLLSSWTVVEELYRESAPVAPERAWQRPGDADNPYGAWYVTTEITEGGQGPLAGRTVAVKDNTAVAGVPMMNGSPYLEGYVPRRDATVVTRLLAAGATIAGKAVCEDLCFSGGSHTSRPAPVRNPWDEGRSAGGSSSGSAALVAGGVVDLATGGDQGGSVRIPAAYSGIVGHKPTYGLVPYTGAFPIEQTIDHLGPMTRTVADAALMLSVMAGTDGLDPRQPRDLVPDDYVGALARDARDMRVGVVTEGFGHPNSEAEVDDAVRAGIDVLRGAGLTAEEISIPWHAHGARIWDVIATEGAMVQMVDGNGYGMNWEGLYDPEVIEHYGRSWRADGSRFSETVKLVLLAGGHAVDRGHGSFYAMARNLVPRLRAAYNEALASYDVLVMPTLPLRATALPAPDAPREEVIPRALEMIANTCVTDVTGHPACSVPAGSAGGLPAGMMIIGRHFADADVLRVAHTFEQAVGGFAAPQAAAAHT
- a CDS encoding deoxyguanosinetriphosphate triphosphohydrolase family protein, with product MADHSVLDQPLRPSARAARRSGVGETGAGLAASPFRVDRDRIAASPYFARLAGVTQVVSPTGSGLLLHNRLTHSLQVAQVARAIAERLTAEHGPFLDGLGGCDPDVVEAAALAHDLGHPPFGHLGEQVLDRLGRERLGLPDGFEGNAQSFRVITTIDLHGPGGAGLDLTAAVRAAVLKYPWARRGHPDPHPSTAPTPPRGAGPLPGAPEAGSAKFSAYLTELDDLVDSRDAVAGAVGHWQQTVEAAVMDTADDVAYAIHDLEDFHRVGVLAQPGVAAELGGWLRDRTGLAAADPSALGPLRPGTDLERLRRRLHAKDAWAFDDEAFAAAVAVVREELADGLLAVPFDGSMAAERAVAEFSARWTARLVAGVRVLPNPPVRAAPVALATAQWHEVAVLKFVHHRFVLRRADLASHQRGQATVLTGLVGALADWLTGDDEVRLPPRLHDLVALAHEEYRGLASEDRLGPDPDVDALARGRAVVDYVASLTDGQAGALLDVLTGRSARLWVDAVVL
- a CDS encoding lycopene cyclase family protein, coding for MHSDPDVLVVGAGPAGRALAAAVAERGLRTVLVDPAPHAPWRATYGSWAAELPATLPPSVIAARATGRAIALSEHELGWEYAVLDVPALRAHLDGELARHGVRIRRDRAAGWASGAVRLAGGNELRAAVVVDAGGHRQPLRAGPGRRRPAAEQTAAGVVVDEAVAAPLVAPDEALFMDWRPDHGEDGWPTFLYAVPLGGGAVLLEETSLARRPGLPLPVLRRRLQARLARHGIAVPGGAATESVRFPVDSPRHRTPGVLAFGAAAPLVHPASGFSVATSLRLAPAVADAIAAHLPAGSTGALAAARSAVWPPGSGAVHRFRRIGLEALLRMPPAEVPAFFETFFALPARHRWCYLAERADVPGTAATMRSLYARAGWRMRARLIAPAVLPPTRGWWPARPRHYQR
- a CDS encoding ABC-F family ATP-binding cassette domain-containing protein: MITASDLELRAGSRILLSGATLRVQPGDRIGLVGRNGAGKTTSMRVLAGEGEPYGGSVTSTGPVGYLPQDPREGDLSVPARDRVLSARGLDTLLRKMEKAQTAMAELVDGAENAKAVREYGRLEERFAALGGYAAESDAARICTHLGLPERVLGQPMVTLSGGQRRRVELARILFAASDGGSQSATTLLLDEPTNHLDADSITWLRSFLSSHEGGLVVISHDTDLLAAVVNKVWFLDATRGEVDVYNMNWARYQEARATDEKRRRRERANAEKKASALHMQAAKMGAKATKAVAAKNMARRADQLLAGLEPERQADRVARIRFPDPAPCGRTPLTAEGLSKSFGSLEVFTGVDLAVDRGTKVVVLGFNGAGKTTLLRLLAGTEKPDSGRVVPGHGLRTGYFAQEHDTLDMEATVWENVRHASPDTPEQQLRTLLGAFMFSGEQLSQPAGTLSGGERTRLALAGLVSSAANVLLLDEPTNNLDPASREQVLDALRRFSGAVVLVTHDPGAVEALDPDKVIVLPDGTEDHWSADYLELVQLA
- a CDS encoding universal stress protein; this encodes MPAYRTIVVGTDGSATSFNAVDRAAAVAADTGAELVIVCAFTPPSREDTAEAEDALKDEAYLVVGWTPAEETLRSAEERATAAGARNVRTLAVDGPPVDVLRKAVRDVGADLLVVGNRGLNTLSGRLLGSVPSDVARRAGIDVLIAHTT
- a CDS encoding helix-turn-helix domain-containing protein — its product is MADLKKGARITGTQRDKLATDLKKKYEKGASIRALAEQTGRSYGFVHRVLSETGVTLRGRGGATRTKKK
- a CDS encoding enoyl-CoA hydratase/isomerase family protein yields the protein MTTAAIDPELLKRGGLALDVDGPRATITLARPEVLNAQTPLTWEALRAIGESLPPEVRVVVVRGAGRAFSAGLDRRFFAAPEVDGQPGITGLAALSDEEADTTIAAFQMGFSWLREPARLTVAAVQGHAIGAGFQLALACDLRIVADDVQFCMAETGLGIVPDLGGTYPLVHAVGYARAVDICLSGRRVGADEAVAIGLALRAVPAAELDAAVDASVASLVAAPPKAAAETLGLLAGVAEGTDPAAALAAERAAQLRRIRSLAAGEG
- a CDS encoding SDR family oxidoreductase, with the translated sequence MTDVTADSVHDLAGRGAIVTGASRGIGFAIARELLAMGASVTITARKPDELAAAAEQLAAGADPSRVLALPGNAGSAEAREEAVARTVETFGNLTILVNNTGINPTYGPLMDADLDAVRKTFDTNVVAALGFVQLAYAAWMREHGGAIVNLASVAGIRSSGVIPAYGASKAALIRLTEELAWQLGPSIRVNAVAPAVVKTKFATALYAHDEEKVADAYPMKRLGTPEDVARLVAFLVSDAASWITGETVRVDGGILATGSLGSA